Proteins from a genomic interval of Euwallacea similis isolate ESF13 chromosome 33, ESF131.1, whole genome shotgun sequence:
- the LOC136418257 gene encoding uncharacterized protein: MERRTSMIYQSNYNHKMVNILHFVLVFYAIQVALAIVCPPDFCDGVECRTDLKCAEKQVKRKAFCACCDICYTILDEGENCSYRYLGLSVPPPARECGKGLRCVNNVCIPESTDVI; this comes from the exons ATGGAGAGGAGAACATCCA TGATCTATCAGTCGAATTACAACCACAAAATGGTCAACATATTGCATTTTGTCTTGGTTTTTTATGCTATTCAAGTTGCTTTAGCCATAGTGTGTCCACCTGATTTCTGCGATGGGGTCGAATGCCGCACAGACTTGAAATGTGCCGAGAAGCAGGTGAAAAGAAAAGCATTTTGTGCCTGCTGCGATATTTGTTATACCATATTAG ATGAAGGAGAGAATTGTTCATATCGATATTTAGGTTTATCCGTACCTCCACCTGCAAGGGAATGTGGTAAAGGATTGAGGTGTGTCAATAATGTCTGCATACCCGAATCAACAGATGTTATTTAA